In a genomic window of Piliocolobus tephrosceles isolate RC106 chromosome 1, ASM277652v3, whole genome shotgun sequence:
- the INKA2 gene encoding PAK4-inhibitor INKA2 isoform X2 has product MSMKEVGDGLQDQMNCMMGALQELKLLQVQTALEQLEISGGGPAPGSPEGPRTQHEHPCWEGGRGPARPTVCSPSGQPSLGSSTKFPSHRSVCGRDLAPLPRTQPHQSCAQQGPEQVEPDDWTSTLMSRGRNRQPLVLGDNVFADLVGNWLDLPELEKGGEKGETGGAREPKREKGQPQELGRRFALTANIFKKFLRSVRPDRDRLLKEKPGWVTPMVPEPRTGRLQKVKKRSLSKGSGHFPFPGTGEHRRGENPPTSCPKALEPSPSGFDINTAVWV; this is encoded by the coding sequence ATGTCCATGAAGGAGGTGGGTGATGGCTTACAGGATCAGATGAACTGCATGATGGGTGCACTGCAAGAACTGAAGCTTCTCCAGGTGCAGACAGCACTGGAACAGCTGGAGATCTCTGGAGGGGGTCCTGCACCAGGCAGCCCTGAAGGTCCCAGGACCCAGCACGAGCACCCTTGTTGGGAGGGTGGCAGGGGTCCTGCCAGGCCCACAGTCTGTTCCCCCTCTGGTCAACCTTCTCTTGGCAGCAGCACCAAATTTCCATCCCATAGGAGTGTCTGTGGAAGGGATTTAGCTCCCCTGCCCAGGACACAGCCACATCAAAGCTGTGCTCAGCAGGGGCCAGAGCAAGTGGAACCGGATGACTGGACCTCCACGTTGATGTCCCGGGGCCGGAATCGACAGCCTCTGGTGTTAGGGGACAACGTTTTTGCTGACCTGGTGGGCAACTGGCTAGACTTGCCAGAACTGGAGAAGGGTGGGGAGAAGGGTGAGACGGGGGGGGCACGTGAACCCAAACGAGAGAAAGGCCAGCCCCAGGAGCTGGGCCGTAGGTTTGCCCTGACAGCAAACATCTTTAAGAAGTTCTTGCGTAGTGTGCGGCCTGACCGTGACCGGCTGCTGAAGGAGaaaccaggctgggtgacacCCATGGTCCCTGAGCCCCGAACCGGCCGCTTACAGAAAGTCAAGAAGCGGAGCCTTTCCAAGGGCTCTGGACATTTCCCCTTCCCAGGTACCGGGGAGCACAGGCGAGGGGAGAATCCCCCCACGAGCTGCCCCAAGGCCCTGGAGCCCTCACCCTCAGGCTTTGATATTAACACAGCTGTTTGGGTCTGA
- the INKA2 gene encoding PAK4-inhibitor INKA2 isoform X1: MTMESREMDCYLRRLKQELMSMKEVGDGLQDQMNCMMGALQELKLLQVQTALEQLEISGGGPAPGSPEGPRTQHEHPCWEGGRGPARPTVCSPSGQPSLGSSTKFPSHRSVCGRDLAPLPRTQPHQSCAQQGPEQVEPDDWTSTLMSRGRNRQPLVLGDNVFADLVGNWLDLPELEKGGEKGETGGAREPKREKGQPQELGRRFALTANIFKKFLRSVRPDRDRLLKEKPGWVTPMVPEPRTGRLQKVKKRSLSKGSGHFPFPGTGEHRRGENPPTSCPKALEPSPSGFDINTAVWV; this comes from the coding sequence ATGTCCATGAAGGAGGTGGGTGATGGCTTACAGGATCAGATGAACTGCATGATGGGTGCACTGCAAGAACTGAAGCTTCTCCAGGTGCAGACAGCACTGGAACAGCTGGAGATCTCTGGAGGGGGTCCTGCACCAGGCAGCCCTGAAGGTCCCAGGACCCAGCACGAGCACCCTTGTTGGGAGGGTGGCAGGGGTCCTGCCAGGCCCACAGTCTGTTCCCCCTCTGGTCAACCTTCTCTTGGCAGCAGCACCAAATTTCCATCCCATAGGAGTGTCTGTGGAAGGGATTTAGCTCCCCTGCCCAGGACACAGCCACATCAAAGCTGTGCTCAGCAGGGGCCAGAGCAAGTGGAACCGGATGACTGGACCTCCACGTTGATGTCCCGGGGCCGGAATCGACAGCCTCTGGTGTTAGGGGACAACGTTTTTGCTGACCTGGTGGGCAACTGGCTAGACTTGCCAGAACTGGAGAAGGGTGGGGAGAAGGGTGAGACGGGGGGGGCACGTGAACCCAAACGAGAGAAAGGCCAGCCCCAGGAGCTGGGCCGTAGGTTTGCCCTGACAGCAAACATCTTTAAGAAGTTCTTGCGTAGTGTGCGGCCTGACCGTGACCGGCTGCTGAAGGAGaaaccaggctgggtgacacCCATGGTCCCTGAGCCCCGAACCGGCCGCTTACAGAAAGTCAAGAAGCGGAGCCTTTCCAAGGGCTCTGGACATTTCCCCTTCCCAGGTACCGGGGAGCACAGGCGAGGGGAGAATCCCCCCACGAGCTGCCCCAAGGCCCTGGAGCCCTCACCCTCAGGCTTTGATATTAACACAGCTGTTTGGGTCTGA